From one Thalassobaculum sp. OXR-137 genomic stretch:
- a CDS encoding glutathione S-transferase family protein, which yields MKLYSGPLSLFSRKVEIALAEKGIAHDREVVTFSQSKGYAPKHPAVLAGNPKGQVPVLVDGDLTLFDSTVILEYLEEGWPAPALMPADPKARARCRMLELTADEILLKPLSRLMFRTEPARQDPAEEAALEAKAAVAEEELLALYGTLVGELRGDWFCSRFSMADIALFMSVHYGVRLGGPSLDSLPDLALWYRRMLARPAVATVVAEIDEADRRLSRPVTRRM from the coding sequence GTGAAGCTGTATTCCGGTCCCCTCAGCCTGTTCTCCCGCAAGGTCGAGATCGCCCTGGCGGAGAAGGGCATCGCCCATGACCGGGAGGTCGTGACCTTCAGCCAATCCAAAGGCTATGCGCCGAAGCACCCGGCGGTCCTGGCCGGCAACCCGAAGGGCCAGGTGCCGGTGCTGGTCGACGGCGACCTGACCCTGTTCGATTCCACCGTGATTCTTGAATACCTGGAGGAGGGTTGGCCCGCGCCGGCGCTGATGCCGGCCGACCCGAAGGCGCGGGCGCGCTGCCGGATGCTGGAACTGACCGCCGACGAGATCCTGCTGAAGCCGCTGTCGCGGCTGATGTTCCGCACCGAACCGGCGCGCCAGGATCCGGCCGAGGAGGCGGCGCTGGAAGCAAAGGCGGCCGTGGCGGAAGAGGAGCTTCTGGCGCTCTACGGGACGCTGGTCGGGGAGCTGCGCGGCGACTGGTTCTGCAGCCGGTTCTCCATGGCGGACATCGCGCTGTTCATGAGCGTGCATTACGGCGTGCGGCTGGGCGGGCCGTCCTTGGACAGTCTTCCGGACCTGGCGCTATGGTATCGCCGTATGCTCGCGCGACCGGCCGTTGCCACGGTCGTAGCGGAGATCGACGAGGCGGACCGGAGGCTTTCCCGGCCGGTGACGAGGAGGATGTGA
- a CDS encoding DMT family transporter, with product MTLIRSLPLRAPRLTPPMATLAVIAACVSFGMVPLFARLLQDAGMSAASIGFFRYASSALVMFPFLPLAREKRRDALRMLGAGIMMGIGWVSYLEALETQSVAMVGLVYMTYPVFALLLAWMLARQTPTLRAWGGCALVLAAALMIFEGGAGGGTGGGASWALVLSLPAPIMFALIIVVLTCLTPRLTSMEQLACAMVGCVIGLAPLVALTDPAAFVPRDGGVWLTLLAMGLVTALIPQMVYTIAAPKIGPGRSSAAGAVELPTMIALGWLAFGETVGVREIAASGLVLAAILLVPPIAAPRPQPA from the coding sequence ATGACCCTGATCCGCTCCCTTCCCCTGCGCGCGCCCCGGCTCACTCCGCCCATGGCCACGCTCGCCGTCATCGCCGCCTGCGTGAGCTTCGGCATGGTGCCGCTGTTCGCCCGGCTGCTGCAGGACGCCGGCATGTCGGCGGCCTCGATCGGCTTCTTCCGCTACGCCTCCAGCGCCCTGGTGATGTTCCCGTTCCTGCCGCTGGCCAGGGAGAAGCGCCGCGACGCCCTGCGGATGCTCGGCGCCGGGATCATGATGGGGATCGGCTGGGTCAGCTATCTGGAGGCCCTGGAGACCCAGTCGGTCGCCATGGTCGGGCTGGTCTACATGACCTATCCGGTCTTCGCCCTGCTGCTCGCCTGGATGCTGGCGCGGCAGACGCCGACCCTGCGGGCCTGGGGCGGCTGCGCCCTGGTGCTGGCGGCGGCCCTGATGATCTTCGAGGGCGGAGCCGGCGGCGGCACGGGCGGCGGCGCGTCCTGGGCGCTGGTCCTCTCGCTGCCGGCGCCGATCATGTTCGCGCTGATCATCGTGGTTCTGACCTGCCTCACGCCCCGCCTAACCTCGATGGAGCAGCTCGCCTGCGCCATGGTCGGCTGCGTCATCGGCCTCGCCCCGCTGGTGGCGCTGACCGATCCGGCAGCCTTCGTGCCCCGCGACGGCGGCGTCTGGCTGACCCTGCTGGCGATGGGGCTGGTGACCGCGCTGATTCCGCAGATGGTCTATACGATCGCCGCGCCGAAGATCGGCCCCGGCCGGAGCTCCGCGGCGGGCGCGGTGGAGCTGCCGACCATGATCGCGCTCGGCTGGCTGGCCTTCGGCGAGACGGTCGGCGTGCGGGAGATCGCCGCCTCCGGCCTGGTCCTAGCCGCGATCCTGCTGGTTCCGCCGATCGCCGCCCCGCGGCCGCAGCCGGCCTAG
- a CDS encoding LysR family transcriptional regulator, producing MIPRLGTNHLSLLIALKETGSVAAAGIRLGITQSAASHRLREAERRLNTPLVRRSSTGVTLTEEGERLYAFADRFLRELGRLEQDIETARSTGRDLVRFGQATYSRFHWLPDFLAFLERRDPTLSCDLSVGATARPLGCLQEGSVDVSTVFGKPTASRRFKWHWLGSDPVVAVMAPDHRLAGEAWVDSSILAEERLFTYPFSSDPGFEWETLVGPPSTPYRSVTTLPTPEAAIDLLRAGYGVALFSRWATRPELADGTLIAKPLGPEGLSLDWWAVTRADDPPDAPSNRMVAAWLDWSDYAHRGFDTLSFDAATGVMRKPEG from the coding sequence ATGATCCCCCGGCTCGGCACCAACCACCTGTCCCTGCTGATCGCCCTGAAGGAAACCGGGAGCGTGGCGGCGGCCGGAATCCGCCTCGGTATCACCCAGTCGGCGGCGTCCCACCGGCTGCGCGAGGCCGAGCGTCGGCTGAACACGCCGCTGGTGCGCCGCAGCTCCACCGGCGTGACCCTGACCGAGGAGGGGGAGCGGCTCTACGCCTTCGCCGACCGCTTCCTGCGCGAGCTCGGCCGGCTGGAGCAGGATATCGAGACCGCCCGCTCCACCGGCCGCGACCTGGTCCGGTTCGGACAGGCGACCTACAGCCGCTTCCATTGGCTGCCTGACTTCCTCGCCTTCCTGGAGCGGCGCGACCCGACGCTTTCCTGCGACCTGTCGGTCGGGGCGACCGCGCGGCCGCTCGGCTGCCTGCAGGAGGGCTCGGTGGATGTCAGCACGGTCTTCGGCAAGCCGACCGCGTCCCGGCGCTTCAAATGGCACTGGCTGGGAAGCGATCCGGTGGTGGCGGTGATGGCGCCCGACCACCGGCTGGCCGGCGAGGCCTGGGTCGACTCGTCGATCCTGGCGGAGGAGCGGCTGTTCACCTATCCCTTCTCCAGCGATCCCGGCTTCGAGTGGGAGACCCTGGTCGGCCCGCCGTCGACGCCCTATCGCAGCGTCACCACCTTGCCGACGCCGGAGGCGGCCATCGACCTGCTGCGGGCCGGCTACGGCGTGGCGCTGTTCAGCCGCTGGGCGACCCGCCCGGAACTGGCCGACGGCACGCTGATCGCCAAGCCGCTGGGGCCCGAGGGGCTGTCATTGGACTGGTGGGCCGTGACCCGGGCCGACGATCCGCCGGACGCGCCGTCCAACCGGATGGTGGCGGCTTGGCTCGACTGGTCGGACTACGCCCATCGCGGCTTCGACACCCTGTCGTTCGATGCGGCGACGGGTGTCATGCGCAAGCCGGAGGGCTGA
- a CDS encoding SDR family oxidoreductase, translating to MADKLEGRAAIVTGAARGIGRAICEAFVEEGAAVFVADLHGGEAEALAASLVESGGRAAGGYCDVRSSDSVRDVVEQAARAFGGLDILVANAATMTPKATIETLAEEDWTQALAVNLTGAFHLCKHGIPHLKRAGGGSIILTASQMGRVARAGSTPYCTTKGALIQMAKGMALDHAEDGIRVNTLSPGGTATERMTSQFGTMEEAEKQWGLAMHPLGRLGQPSEMGRGAVFLASDDSSFMTGADLLLDGGYSAR from the coding sequence ATGGCGGACAAGCTGGAAGGACGGGCGGCGATCGTGACCGGGGCCGCCCGCGGCATCGGCCGGGCGATCTGCGAGGCCTTCGTGGAGGAGGGGGCGGCGGTCTTCGTCGCCGATCTCCACGGCGGCGAGGCGGAAGCCCTGGCCGCGTCCCTGGTGGAGAGCGGCGGCCGGGCGGCCGGCGGCTATTGCGACGTGCGCTCCTCCGACAGCGTCCGCGATGTGGTCGAGCAGGCGGCCCGCGCCTTCGGCGGGCTCGACATCCTGGTGGCCAACGCGGCGACCATGACCCCCAAGGCGACCATCGAGACCCTGGCGGAGGAGGACTGGACCCAGGCGCTGGCCGTCAACCTTACCGGCGCCTTCCACCTGTGCAAGCACGGCATCCCGCACCTGAAGCGGGCCGGCGGCGGGTCGATCATCCTCACCGCCTCGCAGATGGGCCGGGTGGCGCGGGCCGGCAGCACGCCGTACTGCACGACCAAGGGCGCGCTGATCCAGATGGCCAAGGGCATGGCGCTCGACCATGCGGAGGACGGCATCCGGGTGAACACCCTGTCCCCCGGCGGCACCGCCACCGAGCGCATGACCTCGCAGTTCGGCACCATGGAGGAGGCGGAGAAGCAGTGGGGGCTCGCCATGCACCCGCTCGGCCGCCTGGGCCAGCCGTCGGAGATGGGCCGCGGGGCGGTGTTCCTGGCCAGCGACGATTCCAGCTTCATGACCGGCGCCGATCTGCTGCTCGACGGCGGCTACAGCGCACGGTGA
- a CDS encoding L-2-amino-thiazoline-4-carboxylic acid hydrolase, producing MADRLPILEQRRIEAEVIKPIYEEMVAQLGKAQAQDILDSAIRKAAIAQGRSFAAEAEGGTDLDSFADIQKHWTASGALEIEPVDRTPQTLDFNVTRCRYSEMYKAMGLGEIGHLLSCNRDGTFCEGYDPRIKLERTQTLMGGASHCDFRYTFEE from the coding sequence ATGGCTGACAGACTGCCGATCCTGGAGCAGCGCCGAATCGAGGCGGAGGTGATCAAGCCGATCTACGAGGAGATGGTCGCCCAGCTCGGCAAGGCGCAGGCCCAGGACATCCTCGACAGCGCGATCAGGAAGGCGGCGATCGCCCAGGGCCGGAGCTTCGCCGCCGAGGCCGAAGGCGGCACCGACCTCGACAGCTTCGCCGATATCCAGAAACACTGGACCGCCAGCGGCGCGCTGGAGATCGAGCCGGTCGACCGCACGCCGCAGACCCTGGACTTCAACGTCACCCGCTGCCGGTATTCCGAGATGTACAAGGCAATGGGGCTCGGCGAGATCGGCCACCTGCTGTCCTGCAACCGCGACGGCACCTTCTGCGAGGGCTATGACCCGCGAATCAAGCTGGAACGCACCCAGACCCTGATGGGCGGCGCCAGCCACTGCGACTTCCGCTACACCTTCGAGGAATAG
- a CDS encoding alpha/beta hydrolase translates to MGHVTTDDGVKLYFEEVGEGTPIVFVHEYAGDWRSWEPQMRHFGRRYRCITYSARGYAPSDIPESPDAYGQDRAREDIRSILDGLGIDAAHIVGLSMGGFATLHFGFHHPDRALSLTVAGCGYGADADRREQFRKETEATADRIAAEGMDVVGKAYAIGPTRVQFETKDPRGWKEFETQLCEHSTLGSANTMRGVQARRPSLYDLVEQMNALTVPTLIVNGDEDDPCLDVGNFMKRMIPSAALSVLPKTGHTMNIEEPALFNAVVEDFFHTVECGRWTLRDPRSTTGAIITAGPVNDK, encoded by the coding sequence ATGGGTCACGTGACGACCGACGACGGTGTGAAGCTGTACTTCGAGGAGGTCGGAGAGGGCACGCCGATCGTGTTCGTGCACGAATATGCCGGCGACTGGCGCTCGTGGGAGCCGCAGATGCGCCATTTCGGCCGGCGCTACCGTTGCATCACCTATTCCGCCCGCGGCTACGCCCCGTCCGACATTCCGGAGAGCCCGGACGCCTATGGCCAGGACCGGGCACGGGAGGACATCCGCTCGATCCTGGACGGGCTCGGCATCGACGCCGCCCATATCGTCGGCCTGTCCATGGGCGGCTTCGCCACCCTGCATTTCGGCTTCCACCATCCCGACCGCGCCCTGTCCCTGACCGTGGCCGGCTGCGGTTACGGCGCCGATGCGGACCGCCGCGAGCAGTTCCGCAAGGAGACCGAGGCGACGGCGGACCGGATCGCGGCCGAGGGCATGGACGTGGTCGGCAAGGCCTATGCCATCGGCCCGACCCGGGTGCAGTTCGAGACCAAGGACCCGCGCGGCTGGAAGGAGTTCGAGACCCAGCTCTGCGAGCATTCCACCCTGGGCTCGGCCAACACCATGCGCGGCGTGCAGGCGCGCCGGCCGTCGCTCTACGACCTGGTCGAGCAGATGAACGCGCTCACCGTTCCGACCTTGATCGTGAACGGCGACGAGGACGATCCCTGTCTCGACGTCGGCAATTTCATGAAGCGGATGATCCCGTCCGCCGCCCTGTCGGTGCTGCCGAAGACCGGCCACACCATGAACATCGAGGAACCGGCCCTGTTCAACGCGGTGGTGGAGGATTTCTTCCACACCGTGGAGTGCGGGCGCTGGACGTTGCGCGATCCGCGCTCGACCACCGGTGCCATCATCACGGCGGGGCCGGTCAACGACAAATAG